The following proteins come from a genomic window of Salinicoccus sp. RF5:
- the hpaE gene encoding 5-carboxymethyl-2-hydroxymuconate semialdehyde dehydrogenase, which translates to MANQQTQSVADQHTKLAKELQDVKLYIDGKFVEAEDNGTFENISPFTNETMNNIASGQAADIDKAVKAAHKAFKGEWGKMKQSERLDYVYKIGDLIEEHVEEIALLEALDTGLPLSQTKKQVSRSANNFRFYADTVKSQMYGETYQVDDEFINYTVRTPVGVAGLITPWNAPFMLETWKIAPALATGNTVVLKPAEWSPLTANRMAEIIDQAGLPDGVFNIVHGFGETAGDALVKHKDVKLISFTGETTTGSTIMKNGADTLKRFSMELGGKSPIIVFPDADLDRALDAATWGVFSFNGERCTANSRLYLHEDIAEDFVAKLKQRVENIRVGDPLDESTQVGPLIKTEHYENVKSYIEIAKEEGCEVVSGHIPEELSRGNYVAPTMLLNAENDMRVVQEEIFGPVIAVMTFKDEEEVIEKANDVEYGLAGYVWTNDIKRGHRVAHAVESGMLWVNAQNVRDLRTPFGGSKNSGIGREGGYYAFEFYTEQKIIHVAIGDHHIPQFGI; encoded by the coding sequence GTGGCAAATCAACAGACGCAATCAGTAGCAGACCAACATACTAAACTCGCCAAGGAGCTTCAGGATGTGAAGCTATACATCGATGGGAAGTTTGTAGAGGCTGAAGATAATGGCACCTTTGAAAATATCAGCCCTTTCACGAACGAAACGATGAACAATATCGCTTCAGGACAGGCTGCAGATATCGACAAGGCGGTCAAGGCAGCACATAAAGCATTCAAAGGCGAATGGGGCAAGATGAAACAGTCGGAGCGTCTGGACTATGTCTACAAGATCGGCGATCTGATTGAGGAACATGTAGAAGAGATAGCACTGCTTGAGGCGCTGGATACCGGACTGCCATTAAGCCAGACGAAGAAGCAGGTTTCACGCTCAGCGAACAATTTCAGGTTCTATGCTGATACTGTAAAAAGCCAGATGTATGGTGAAACCTATCAGGTTGATGACGAGTTCATCAATTATACTGTGCGCACGCCTGTAGGTGTAGCCGGACTCATCACTCCTTGGAATGCGCCGTTCATGCTTGAGACATGGAAGATCGCCCCTGCTCTTGCTACCGGCAATACAGTTGTATTGAAGCCGGCAGAATGGTCTCCGCTGACTGCGAACCGCATGGCGGAAATCATCGACCAGGCTGGCTTGCCGGACGGTGTATTCAATATTGTACATGGTTTTGGTGAAACAGCAGGAGATGCATTGGTCAAACATAAAGATGTAAAACTCATTTCCTTTACAGGGGAAACGACTACAGGCTCCACCATCATGAAAAACGGAGCAGATACTCTGAAGCGCTTTTCCATGGAACTTGGAGGCAAATCCCCAATCATCGTCTTCCCGGATGCCGACTTGGACCGCGCGCTCGATGCAGCGACATGGGGCGTCTTCTCCTTTAATGGAGAACGATGCACAGCGAACTCCAGACTTTATCTGCATGAAGATATCGCGGAAGATTTCGTTGCAAAGCTGAAGCAGCGTGTTGAAAACATCAGGGTGGGAGATCCACTGGATGAATCCACACAAGTTGGACCACTCATCAAGACCGAGCATTATGAAAATGTTAAGAGCTACATTGAAATAGCGAAAGAAGAAGGCTGTGAAGTGGTGAGCGGGCATATTCCTGAGGAGTTGAGCCGTGGGAATTATGTGGCACCGACGATGCTGCTGAATGCCGAAAATGATATGAGGGTGGTACAGGAAGAAATATTTGGACCTGTCATTGCCGTCATGACTTTCAAAGATGAAGAAGAAGTTATCGAAAAGGCGAACGATGTCGAGTACGGTCTGGCCGGATATGTATGGACTAATGATATCAAACGTGGGCACCGCGTCGCTCATGCTGTTGAATCCGGTATGCTTTGGGTGAATGCCCAGAATGTCCGTGATCTGAGGACGCCGTTTGGCGGTTCCAAGAACAGCGGAATCGGGCGTGAAGGCGGATACTACGCTTTTGAATTCTATACAGAACAGAAAATCATCCATGTAGCAATTGGAGATCACCACATTCCACAATTCGGGATTTAA
- a CDS encoding flavin reductase family protein — translation MDSREFRNAMGRFATGVTVITSSDGKENYGMTANAFMSVSLEPKLITISIDNNANILDKIKTSGQFAVSFLSEEQQDISMHFAGQKKKDDPIDFDEIEGVPTIRGSLASVVCDVDQSIVVGDHTIFIGKVLDLKLSDGQPLTFFCGRYGSYQENIHV, via the coding sequence ATGGATAGCAGAGAATTCCGTAATGCAATGGGCAGGTTTGCTACAGGTGTGACTGTAATCACATCGAGTGACGGCAAAGAAAACTACGGGATGACGGCAAATGCATTCATGTCCGTTTCACTTGAACCAAAGCTGATTACGATTTCAATAGACAACAATGCAAACATCCTGGATAAGATCAAGACTTCCGGACAATTTGCAGTCAGTTTCCTCTCTGAGGAGCAGCAGGACATCTCTATGCATTTTGCAGGTCAGAAAAAGAAGGATGATCCGATTGATTTCGATGAAATCGAAGGTGTACCTACGATAAGGGGATCCCTCGCATCTGTAGTGTGTGACGTCGACCAGTCCATAGTGGTAGGGGACCACACGATATTCATCGGAAAGGTTCTTGATCTGAAACTTTCCGACGGTCAGCCGCTCACATTTTTCTGCGGAAGATATGGAAGCTATCAGGAGAACATACACGTATAG